A single region of the Sulfitobacter sp. D7 genome encodes:
- a CDS encoding ABC transporter substrate-binding protein, with protein sequence MKFTQLAGSLVAATVIGTAAQADKLDDIISSGTLRCAVVLDFPPMGSRDDSNTPVGFDVDYCNDLAAALGVEAEIVETPFPDRIPALVSGRADVGVASTSDTLERAKTVGFSVPYFAFTNVVLTREDAGVDSFESLKGKTVGSVAGTFEAIALEEQVDAWDEGSFRSYQSQADVFLSLSQGQIDATVVTSTVASSIVNGGKFEGLTIAGDAPFDVDYVGLIGLRQEYGLLNYLDLFVNQQVRSGRYQELFDKWVGGDAPDLTIAKAYR encoded by the coding sequence ATGAAATTCACGCAACTCGCCGGGAGCCTCGTGGCCGCCACCGTGATCGGCACCGCCGCTCAGGCCGACAAACTGGACGACATCATTTCTTCGGGCACGCTGCGCTGCGCCGTGGTGCTGGACTTCCCGCCCATGGGCTCGCGCGATGACAGCAACACGCCCGTCGGCTTCGACGTGGATTACTGCAACGATCTGGCCGCAGCACTTGGTGTCGAGGCCGAGATCGTTGAGACGCCTTTCCCTGACCGTATCCCCGCGCTTGTTTCTGGCCGCGCGGATGTAGGCGTTGCCTCCACGTCCGACACGCTGGAACGGGCGAAGACAGTCGGTTTTTCGGTCCCCTACTTCGCATTTACCAACGTTGTGCTGACGCGCGAAGACGCAGGCGTCGACAGCTTTGAAAGCCTCAAGGGCAAAACCGTCGGCTCCGTCGCAGGCACGTTTGAGGCCATCGCGCTGGAAGAGCAGGTCGACGCATGGGACGAGGGCAGCTTCCGCTCCTATCAGAGCCAAGCCGATGTGTTCCTGTCCCTGTCCCAAGGTCAGATCGACGCGACCGTCGTGACTTCCACCGTGGCGTCTTCCATCGTCAACGGCGGCAAATTCGAAGGTCTGACCATCGCGGGCGATGCGCCCTTTGATGTGGACTATGTCGGTCTGATCGGCCTGCGTCAGGAATACGGTCTGCTGAACTATCTCGATCTCTTCGTGAACCAGCAGGTGCGCTCGGGCCGCTATCAGGAATTGTTCGACAAATGGGTCGGCGGCGACGCGCCTGACCTGACCATCGCCAAAGCCTATCGTTGA
- a CDS encoding amino acid ABC transporter permease yields the protein MGNYTFQWRQAFRAFPEMLEGALVTLQISILSMLIGVAIAVLLAVGRDAKSRWLRAPATAWVEVARNTPALFQIYMAHFGLGSFGIYLSPYAALLAGIAFNNAGYLCETFRGAMRAIPDTQLRAGRSLGMGQAKAFRLIIVPQMFRISFLPTTNQMIWAILMTSLGVTVGLNSDLAGVTQDLNARSFRTFEFFALAAVIYYVIAKAVMLGARLMAARLFRY from the coding sequence ATGGGCAACTACACCTTTCAATGGCGACAGGCCTTTCGCGCTTTCCCAGAAATGCTGGAAGGCGCGCTGGTCACGCTGCAGATATCGATCCTGTCGATGCTGATCGGCGTTGCCATCGCCGTGCTGCTGGCCGTGGGCCGCGATGCCAAATCGCGCTGGCTGCGGGCACCTGCGACCGCATGGGTCGAAGTGGCGCGGAACACCCCCGCACTTTTTCAGATTTACATGGCGCATTTCGGGCTTGGGTCTTTCGGGATCTACCTCAGCCCCTATGCCGCACTGCTGGCCGGGATCGCCTTCAACAACGCGGGCTACCTGTGCGAGACGTTCCGCGGCGCGATGCGGGCCATTCCGGACACGCAGCTGCGCGCCGGTCGGTCACTGGGCATGGGGCAAGCAAAAGCGTTTCGCCTGATCATCGTGCCGCAGATGTTCCGCATCTCGTTTCTGCCAACCACAAACCAGATGATCTGGGCGATTTTGATGACATCCCTGGGTGTCACGGTGGGCCTGAATTCGGACCTCGCGGGGGTCACACAAGACCTCAATGCGCGCAGCTTCCGGACCTTTGAATTCTTCGCATTGGCGGCGGTGATCTACTACGTGATCGCCAAGGCCGTGATGCTCGGCGCACGGCTCATGGCCGCCCGCCTGTTTCGCTACTGA
- a CDS encoding amino acid ABC transporter permease, with the protein MFDTALTFNDLMFMLKGAGVTLSVTAFAVVGGTLLGVFFGVLRSQISPWAALPLTFVLDIFRSVPLLIQLILANAFQAIAGWGISPFVTSCIVLALYTSAYCTEIVRGAIEAVPSVTRRAARSLGMTWGQDLTQIVFPMALRVGLPSWIGLTLGVMKDSALVMWLGIIELLRASQILVTRLQEPMFILLVTGAIYFALSFPIARLGSRLEKRWQEND; encoded by the coding sequence ATGTTTGATACGGCTCTGACCTTCAACGACTTAATGTTCATGCTCAAAGGCGCGGGTGTGACGCTTTCGGTCACCGCCTTTGCGGTGGTGGGCGGCACGCTGCTTGGCGTCTTCTTCGGGGTGCTGCGCAGCCAGATCAGCCCTTGGGCGGCCCTGCCGCTGACCTTTGTGCTGGATATCTTCCGCTCGGTTCCGCTGCTGATCCAGCTGATCCTCGCCAACGCTTTTCAGGCCATCGCGGGCTGGGGGATTTCCCCCTTCGTGACCTCCTGCATCGTGCTGGCGCTTTATACCTCGGCCTATTGCACCGAGATCGTGCGCGGCGCGATTGAGGCGGTGCCTTCGGTCACCCGCCGTGCGGCGCGCTCGCTCGGCATGACATGGGGCCAAGACCTCACGCAGATCGTCTTTCCCATGGCGCTGCGCGTGGGCCTGCCCAGTTGGATCGGCCTGACGCTTGGCGTGATGAAAGACAGCGCGCTGGTGATGTGGCTTGGCATCATCGAATTGCTGCGCGCCTCGCAAATTCTGGTGACACGCCTGCAAGAGCCGATGTTCATCCTGCTCGTGACGGGTGCGATCTACTTCGCGCTCAGTTTCCCCATTGCCCGGCTTGGCAGCCGCTTGGAAAAAAGGTGGCAAGAAAATGATTGA
- a CDS encoding amino acid ABC transporter ATP-binding protein: MIEIENVHKSFGALQVLKGIDLTVQKGEVVSVIGGSGSGKSTLLTCINGLEPIDNGRIVVDGTEVHARDTDLNKLRRKIGIVFQQFNAFPHLTVLENVTLAPRKVKGMGRKEAEEIAVQQLSHVGLADKLGVYPSRLSGGQQQRMAIARALAMSPDYILFDEVTSALDPQLVGEVLDTLKLLADEGMTMICVTHEMSFARDVSDRVAFFHKGVMAEIGAPDQIFGDPQQEETRQFLSSVR, encoded by the coding sequence ATGATTGAGATTGAAAACGTCCATAAATCCTTTGGCGCACTTCAGGTGCTCAAGGGCATCGACCTGACCGTGCAGAAGGGCGAGGTCGTCTCGGTGATCGGCGGCTCTGGTTCGGGCAAATCGACGCTGCTGACCTGCATCAACGGGTTGGAGCCGATCGACAATGGCCGCATCGTGGTCGACGGCACCGAGGTCCACGCCCGCGACACCGACCTGAACAAGCTGCGCCGCAAAATCGGCATCGTGTTCCAGCAATTCAACGCCTTCCCGCATCTGACGGTGCTGGAAAACGTCACGCTGGCTCCGCGCAAGGTCAAAGGTATGGGCCGCAAAGAAGCCGAAGAGATCGCGGTGCAGCAGCTTTCGCATGTGGGGCTGGCCGACAAGCTGGGCGTCTACCCCAGCCGCCTGTCGGGCGGGCAGCAACAGCGGATGGCGATTGCGCGTGCATTGGCGATGTCGCCCGATTACATTCTCTTCGACGAGGTGACCTCGGCGCTCGACCCGCAACTGGTGGGCGAGGTGCTGGACACGCTCAAATTGCTGGCAGATGAGGGGATGACGATGATCTGTGTCACCCATGAGATGAGTTTCGCACGCGATGTGTCGGACCGTGTGGCGTTCTTTCACAAGGGCGTCATGGCCGAGATCGGCGCGCCGGATCAAATCTTTGGCGATCCGCAGCAAGAAGAGACCCGCCAATTCCTGTCGAGCGTCCGGTAA
- a CDS encoding NAD(P)/FAD-dependent oxidoreductase, with product MSQSPVTVVGAGVVGLSTALALQARGLPVRVIDREGPAAGASAGNAGAFAFTEILPLASPRMIRQAPKWLLDPLGPLSVPPRYAARIAPWMWRFWKASWPAQVRASTVAQTALMKLSQAALEPHLEMSGLAHMLRHDGQLQVYEAETEFRASLPGWQAREEAGIAFTHLKGDEIAAYQPGLAPGFTHATFTPEWQSISDPRDYVLAMAERFRAGGGEITITRAERLVAGGVETSDGMIPGCVVLAAGAHSHHLALTAGAKIPLETERGYNTTLPAGAFDLKRQITFGGHGFVISKVGDGLRVGGAVELGGLDLPPNFARADAMLKKAKRFLPGLDTSGGTQWMGFRPSLPDSLPAIGALPNRPDVFCAFGHGHLGLTQSAGTAAIIADLMTGQDPGIDLTPFSPARF from the coding sequence ATGAGCCAATCTCCGGTGACGGTTGTCGGCGCTGGCGTGGTGGGCCTGTCTACCGCGCTGGCGCTTCAGGCGCGCGGGTTGCCCGTGCGGGTGATCGACCGCGAAGGTCCGGCAGCGGGGGCGTCGGCGGGCAATGCGGGTGCTTTTGCTTTTACCGAGATCCTGCCGCTGGCTTCGCCCCGGATGATCCGGCAAGCGCCGAAGTGGCTGCTTGATCCGCTTGGGCCGCTTTCCGTGCCGCCGCGCTATGCCGCGCGGATCGCGCCGTGGATGTGGCGCTTTTGGAAAGCGAGTTGGCCCGCGCAGGTGCGCGCCTCGACCGTGGCGCAGACGGCACTGATGAAGCTCTCGCAAGCCGCCCTTGAACCGCATCTGGAGATGAGCGGTCTGGCGCATATGCTGCGGCACGACGGGCAGTTGCAGGTCTATGAAGCCGAGACCGAGTTCCGCGCGTCACTCCCCGGTTGGCAAGCCCGCGAAGAGGCGGGGATCGCCTTCACGCATCTAAAGGGCGATGAGATTGCGGCCTATCAACCCGGTCTTGCGCCCGGCTTCACCCATGCGACCTTCACCCCGGAGTGGCAGTCGATTTCGGACCCGCGTGACTATGTGCTGGCGATGGCAGAACGCTTCCGGGCAGGGGGTGGCGAGATCACGATCACTCGCGCCGAGCGTCTGGTTGCGGGCGGGGTCGAAACCTCCGATGGCATGATCCCCGGCTGCGTCGTGCTGGCCGCAGGTGCGCACTCGCATCACTTGGCCCTCACCGCCGGCGCGAAAATCCCGCTGGAGACCGAGCGAGGCTATAACACGACGCTGCCCGCCGGGGCCTTCGACCTGAAGCGTCAGATCACCTTCGGCGGCCATGGCTTTGTCATCAGCAAGGTCGGCGACGGCCTGCGCGTTGGCGGGGCGGTGGAACTGGGCGGGCTCGACCTGCCGCCGAACTTTGCCCGCGCCGATGCGATGCTGAAAAAGGCCAAGCGCTTCCTGCCGGGGCTCGACACCTCGGGTGGCACGCAATGGATGGGTTTCCGCCCCTCGCTCCCCGACAGCCTGCCTGCCATCGGGGCATTGCCAAACCGCCCGGATGTCTTCTGCGCCTTCGGCCACGGGCATCTTGGCCTCACCCAATCGGCGGGCACCGCCGCTATCATCGCGGACCTGATGACCGGCCAAGACCCCGGCATCGATCTGACCCCCTTCTCTCCCGCCCGTTTCTAG
- a CDS encoding 4-hydroxyproline epimerase: MTQHTFPCIDGHTCGNPVRLVTGGAPLLKGANMLEKRAHFLAEYDWIRTGLMFEPRGHDQMSGAILYPPTRDDCDIAVLFIETSGCLPMCGHGTIGTVTIALENGLVTPASPGQLRLETPAGRVDVTYRQEGRFVEEVRLTNVPAFLHAEGLTAEVDGLGEVVVDVAYGGNFYAIVEPQKNFRDMADFSVSELVGLSPKLRTALNAKYEFIHPEHPAINGLSHILWTGDAQAPEAHARNAVFYGDKAIDRSPCGTGTSARMAQLAAKGKLKVGDDFVHESIIGSMFNGRVEAAAEVAGKPAIIPSIAGWARVTGFNTIFIDERDPFAHGFVVT, from the coding sequence ATGACGCAACACACATTTCCTTGTATCGACGGCCACACCTGCGGCAATCCGGTACGGCTCGTCACCGGCGGCGCGCCCCTGCTCAAAGGTGCGAACATGCTGGAAAAACGCGCGCATTTTCTGGCGGAATACGACTGGATCCGCACCGGTCTGATGTTCGAGCCGCGCGGCCATGACCAGATGTCGGGCGCGATCCTTTATCCGCCGACACGGGATGATTGCGACATCGCCGTTCTCTTCATCGAAACTTCGGGCTGCCTGCCGATGTGCGGCCACGGCACCATCGGCACGGTCACCATCGCGCTGGAAAACGGACTGGTGACACCTGCCTCCCCCGGCCAGTTGCGCCTTGAGACCCCCGCCGGGCGGGTCGATGTGACCTACCGCCAAGAGGGGCGTTTCGTCGAAGAAGTACGGCTGACCAATGTGCCAGCCTTCCTCCATGCCGAAGGGCTGACGGCTGAGGTCGACGGATTGGGCGAAGTGGTGGTCGATGTGGCCTATGGCGGCAATTTCTACGCCATCGTCGAGCCGCAGAAAAACTTCCGCGATATGGCAGATTTCTCGGTCTCCGAACTGGTCGGTCTCAGCCCGAAACTCCGCACGGCGCTGAACGCGAAATACGAATTCATCCACCCCGAACACCCCGCCATCAACGGGCTAAGCCACATCCTATGGACCGGTGATGCCCAAGCCCCCGAGGCTCACGCCCGCAACGCGGTCTTCTACGGCGACAAGGCGATCGACCGTTCGCCTTGCGGCACCGGCACCTCTGCCCGGATGGCGCAGCTTGCTGCCAAGGGGAAGCTAAAGGTGGGCGATGATTTCGTGCATGAATCCATCATCGGGTCGATGTTCAACGGCCGCGTCGAAGCAGCGGCGGAGGTGGCGGGAAAGCCCGCGATCATCCCCTCCATCGCCGGTTGGGCCCGGGTCACCGGCTTTAACACCATCTTTATCGACGAGCGTGATCCCTTCGCGCATGGCTTTGTCGTCACCTGA
- the lhpI gene encoding cis-3-hydroxy-L-proline dehydratase, with protein sequence MAQIIVPAEAQGAVLVSPEGLSFWGGVDPASGKVIDAHHPLCGQSLAGKIVLMSTSRGSCTGSGVLLELALNGHAPAALVFREAEDILTLGALIAGKMFDKPLAVLRLGANDYDLLAKARSARITPEMLSTDEWDLPLSDRPARDLHLTAEDQAMLDGAHGPAVQLAMEIICTMARGQGAERLVDVTRVHIDGCIYASPANLLFAQTMADMGSQVRVPTTMNAISVDHGNWRAQGVPPDFGLPASRLADAYVTMGARPSFTCAPYQLPAPPERGEFIAWSESNAVIYANSVLGARTVKHPDFLDLCIALTARAPLSGVYLDEHRAPRRVIDVALPAQYDEAIWPMLGWLAGQAAPDRIPLLRGLETAAPNEDDLKALCAAFGTTSAAPMLHVAGVTPEADLPPVAKADTLRITSKDLRRVWRQFNAGPAQVDLVAFGSPHFSLAECRALDAALAGRKRHPDTAVIVTLGHDTLTAARDDGTVARLEAAGVQVVPDICWCSISEPVFPPSTKVLMTNSGKYAHYAPGLSGRGVRFGSIADCVDAAVTGQAGEALPKWLAEEETNNA encoded by the coding sequence ATGGCGCAAATCATCGTTCCCGCCGAGGCCCAAGGCGCGGTGCTCGTCTCGCCCGAGGGGTTGAGTTTCTGGGGTGGCGTCGATCCGGCCAGCGGCAAGGTCATCGACGCGCATCACCCGCTGTGCGGTCAGTCGCTGGCGGGGAAGATCGTGTTGATGTCCACCAGTCGGGGGTCTTGCACCGGCAGTGGCGTGCTGTTGGAACTGGCGCTGAATGGCCATGCGCCCGCCGCCTTGGTTTTCCGCGAGGCCGAAGACATCCTGACCTTGGGGGCGCTGATCGCGGGCAAAATGTTCGACAAGCCGCTCGCGGTACTGCGCCTCGGCGCAAACGACTACGACCTGCTCGCCAAAGCGCGCAGCGCGCGGATTACGCCGGAGATGCTGAGCACGGATGAGTGGGACTTGCCGCTGTCCGACAGGCCCGCCCGCGATCTGCATCTCACCGCTGAGGATCAAGCGATGCTGGACGGAGCCCACGGCCCGGCCGTGCAACTGGCGATGGAGATCATCTGCACCATGGCGCGCGGGCAGGGGGCCGAGAGGCTGGTCGACGTGACCCGCGTGCATATCGACGGCTGCATCTACGCCAGCCCGGCCAATCTGCTTTTTGCCCAGACCATGGCCGATATGGGCTCGCAGGTGCGGGTGCCAACGACGATGAACGCCATCTCGGTCGATCACGGCAACTGGCGCGCGCAAGGCGTGCCGCCGGATTTCGGCCTGCCCGCCAGCCGTCTGGCCGATGCCTATGTTACCATGGGTGCGCGGCCCAGTTTCACCTGCGCGCCTTACCAGCTGCCCGCCCCGCCCGAGCGCGGCGAGTTCATCGCGTGGTCTGAATCCAACGCCGTGATCTATGCCAATAGCGTGCTTGGCGCGCGGACGGTGAAACATCCCGATTTCCTCGACCTGTGCATCGCGCTGACCGCACGCGCGCCGCTTTCGGGGGTCTATCTGGATGAACACCGCGCCCCACGCCGGGTGATCGATGTGGCATTGCCCGCGCAATATGACGAGGCGATCTGGCCGATGCTCGGCTGGCTGGCGGGGCAGGCGGCACCGGACCGGATCCCGCTGCTGCGCGGGCTGGAAACCGCTGCGCCGAACGAGGATGACCTCAAAGCGCTCTGCGCCGCCTTTGGCACCACCTCCGCCGCGCCGATGCTGCATGTGGCAGGCGTCACGCCCGAAGCCGATCTGCCCCCCGTGGCTAAGGCCGATACGCTGCGCATCACGTCCAAAGACCTGCGCCGTGTCTGGCGGCAATTCAACGCGGGGCCTGCGCAGGTCGATCTCGTGGCCTTCGGCAGCCCGCATTTCTCGCTCGCGGAATGCCGAGCTTTGGATGCGGCTCTGGCCGGGCGAAAACGTCACCCAGACACGGCGGTTATCGTTACCCTTGGGCATGACACGCTCACGGCGGCGCGCGACGACGGCACCGTGGCGCGGCTCGAAGCGGCAGGGGTGCAGGTCGTGCCCGACATCTGCTGGTGCTCGATTTCCGAGCCGGTCTTCCCGCCCTCGACCAAGGTGTTGATGACCAACTCGGGCAAATATGCCCATTACGCACCGGGCCTTTCAGGCCGTGGAGTGCGCTTTGGCAGCATCGCCGATTGCGTGGATGCTGCCGTGACCGGGCAGGCCGGAGAAGCTTTGCCCAAATGGCTGGCTGAGGAGGAGACAAACAATGCGTAG
- a CDS encoding trans-3-hydroxy-L-proline dehydratase, translated as MRSSKTVHVISAHAEGEVGDVIVGGVTPPPGDTLWEQSRWIARDQTLRNFVLNEPRGGVFRHVNLLVPPKDPRADAAFIIMEPEDTPPMSGSNSICVSTVLLDGGILPMTEPVTELTLEAPGGLVKVRAECRNGKAERIFVQNLPSFAARLDVPLEVEGLGRLTVDTAYGGDSFVVVDAAAMGFSLEAHEAHDIARLGVRITNAANAAMRFEHPENPDWQHFSFCLFAGPVIRDATGLRAGAAVAIQPGKVDRSPTGTALCARMALLHARGEMGVEDSLTTVSLIGSTFTGRILGETRVGDHPAILPELSGRGWVTGIHQHMLDPDDPWPGGYRLSDTWGARG; from the coding sequence ATGCGTAGCAGTAAGACCGTTCACGTCATTTCTGCCCATGCCGAGGGCGAAGTCGGCGATGTGATCGTCGGCGGTGTCACCCCGCCCCCCGGCGACACGCTTTGGGAGCAAAGCCGTTGGATCGCGCGGGACCAGACGCTCCGCAACTTCGTGCTGAACGAGCCGCGCGGCGGGGTGTTTCGCCATGTGAACCTGCTCGTCCCGCCGAAAGACCCGCGCGCCGATGCGGCCTTTATCATCATGGAGCCGGAGGACACGCCGCCGATGTCGGGCTCCAACTCGATCTGCGTGTCGACTGTCCTGCTGGACGGGGGGATCCTGCCGATGACCGAACCGGTGACGGAGCTAACGCTCGAAGCGCCGGGCGGGCTGGTGAAGGTCCGCGCGGAATGTCGCAATGGCAAGGCGGAGCGTATTTTCGTGCAGAACCTGCCGAGCTTCGCCGCCCGGTTGGATGTGCCGCTTGAGGTCGAAGGGCTGGGCAGGCTCACCGTCGATACCGCCTATGGCGGCGACAGTTTCGTGGTCGTCGATGCCGCGGCGATGGGGTTTTCGCTGGAGGCGCATGAGGCCCATGACATCGCCCGCCTCGGCGTGCGGATCACCAATGCCGCGAATGCTGCGATGCGGTTTGAGCACCCCGAGAACCCCGATTGGCAGCATTTCTCATTTTGCCTTTTTGCCGGGCCAGTCATCCGCGACGCGACCGGTCTGCGCGCCGGGGCGGCGGTGGCAATCCAGCCGGGCAAGGTCGATCGCTCCCCCACGGGCACGGCGCTCTGCGCGCGGATGGCGCTGCTGCATGCGCGGGGGGAAATGGGGGTGGAGGACAGCCTGACCACGGTCTCGCTGATCGGCTCGACCTTTACCGGGCGGATCTTGGGCGAGACGCGCGTCGGCGATCATCCGGCGATCCTTCCCGAACTCTCTGGGCGGGGCTGGGTCACAGGCATCCACCAGCACATGCTAGACCCCGATGACCCGTGGCCCGGCGGCTACCGACTGTCCGACACTTGGGGGGCACGCGGTTAG
- a CDS encoding peptide ABC transporter substrate-binding protein: MKLRTTLASSALALSLAFQAQAADVPEGVNLAEDQSYTFWLLDAIKSMDPQINTDVEGSDVLRNLFEGLYNEDGNGELVPGVALDHEVSEDGKTYTFNLRKDAKWSNGDPVTANDFVYSWRRLADPATASEYAWYMELMQVENAPEIIAGDKSPEELGIQAVDDHTLEVKITTPLPYFPQMLVHGSTFPVLQSVVEEHGDDWTDAGTLVGNGAYKLVEHQLGERVVMEKNDTYWDTDNVVMEKITALTINDVNQALTRYLAGELDRVDIPAGQYPRLKKEYPEQAVSTPYNCSYIYMLNVGEKGPEALKNVNVRKALAYAIDRDIIVERILQGGQKPSYNWTHWAIADFERPELDWADNMDQAQRVEKAKELLAEAGYGPDNPLDLTLQYNTSEDHKKIAIAASQMLKQIGVNLTLDNYEWKVHTDRMQRQDYDMARYAWCGDYNEASTYLDLLTSYSGHNNGEFYNDAYDKLMKDSKTAEDPQPLYKDAERILAEEMPIIPIYHYANVDMIAEDIEGLPENNVNNTWYGKDLYRTAE; encoded by the coding sequence ATGAAGCTACGCACCACACTTGCATCCTCCGCATTGGCGCTCAGCCTTGCGTTTCAGGCCCAAGCCGCCGATGTCCCCGAGGGTGTGAACCTTGCCGAAGATCAAAGCTATACCTTCTGGCTGCTTGACGCGATCAAGTCGATGGACCCGCAGATCAACACCGATGTCGAAGGTTCGGACGTGCTGCGCAACCTCTTTGAAGGGCTTTATAACGAAGACGGCAATGGCGAACTGGTCCCCGGTGTGGCGCTGGATCATGAGGTCTCCGAAGACGGCAAGACCTATACGTTCAACCTGCGCAAAGACGCCAAATGGTCCAATGGCGATCCGGTCACGGCCAATGATTTCGTCTATTCTTGGCGCCGTTTGGCGGACCCGGCGACCGCGTCGGAATACGCATGGTACATGGAGTTGATGCAGGTCGAAAACGCGCCTGAGATCATCGCCGGTGACAAGTCGCCCGAGGAATTGGGCATCCAAGCCGTCGACGACCACACGCTTGAGGTCAAGATCACCACGCCGCTGCCCTATTTCCCGCAGATGCTGGTGCATGGGTCGACCTTCCCCGTGCTGCAAAGCGTGGTGGAAGAGCATGGCGACGATTGGACCGATGCGGGCACGCTCGTCGGCAACGGCGCTTATAAACTGGTCGAGCATCAGTTGGGCGAACGTGTCGTGATGGAGAAGAACGACACCTATTGGGATACCGACAACGTGGTGATGGAGAAGATCACCGCGCTCACGATCAATGACGTGAACCAAGCGCTGACCCGCTATCTGGCGGGTGAGTTGGACCGCGTGGATATCCCCGCCGGGCAGTACCCGCGTCTGAAGAAAGAGTACCCCGAACAGGCGGTCTCAACCCCCTATAACTGCTCGTATATCTACATGCTGAACGTAGGGGAAAAGGGCCCCGAGGCGCTGAAAAACGTCAATGTACGCAAAGCCTTGGCCTATGCCATCGACCGCGACATCATTGTCGAGCGTATCCTGCAAGGCGGTCAGAAACCGTCGTACAACTGGACCCACTGGGCGATTGCCGATTTCGAGCGTCCCGAGTTGGATTGGGCCGACAATATGGATCAGGCGCAGCGCGTGGAAAAGGCCAAAGAACTGTTGGCCGAGGCGGGATATGGCCCCGACAACCCGCTCGACCTGACGCTGCAGTACAACACATCGGAAGATCACAAAAAGATCGCCATCGCGGCCTCGCAGATGCTCAAGCAGATCGGCGTGAACCTCACGCTGGATAACTACGAGTGGAAAGTGCACACCGACCGCATGCAGCGCCAAGACTACGACATGGCGCGCTATGCATGGTGCGGCGACTACAACGAGGCCTCGACCTACCTCGATCTGCTGACCTCATATTCGGGCCACAACAACGGCGAGTTCTACAATGACGCTTATGACAAGCTCATGAAGGACAGCAAAACCGCCGAAGACCCGCAGCCGCTTTACAAAGATGCGGAGCGTATCTTGGCCGAGGAAATGCCGATCATCCCGATCTACCACTACGCCAACGTCGACATGATCGCGGAAGACATCGAAGGTCTGCCCGAGAATAACGTCAACAACACGTGGTACGGTAAAGACCTCTATCGTACCGCGGAGTAA
- the oppB gene encoding oligopeptide ABC transporter permease OppB has translation MLSYILKRLAIAVPTLLVLIVISFLLMHSAPGGPFTSERELPPQVLANLNAKYGLDDPLWKQIGSYVWGIVTEFDFGPSFVYKDRSVNEIIAQGFPITLTYGLLSFAVAVIVGVGLGVAAAVRHNSLLDYVAVGVSIGAQVLPNFVMAPILVLVFTLWLGWLPGGGWQGPEYWIMPVIALSTSFMASIARITRSSMLEVLTSNHIRTARAKGLPERRVILRHALKPAMLPVISYLGPAFVAMITGSVVVDIYFSTGGIGKAFVDSALNRDYAVMMGVTILVGALTIFFNLVVDILYGWIDPKIRY, from the coding sequence TTGCTCAGTTACATCCTCAAGCGCCTTGCCATCGCTGTTCCGACGCTGCTTGTGCTGATCGTCATCTCCTTTCTGCTGATGCATTCCGCCCCTGGCGGGCCCTTCACATCAGAGCGTGAATTGCCGCCGCAGGTGCTGGCGAACCTCAATGCGAAATACGGGCTGGACGACCCGCTGTGGAAGCAGATCGGCAGCTATGTTTGGGGCATCGTGACCGAGTTCGATTTCGGGCCGAGCTTTGTTTACAAAGACCGTTCGGTGAATGAGATCATCGCCCAAGGTTTCCCGATTACGCTGACCTATGGGCTGTTGTCCTTTGCTGTCGCAGTGATCGTCGGCGTTGGCCTTGGCGTGGCCGCAGCGGTGCGGCACAACTCGCTGCTCGATTATGTCGCGGTTGGGGTTTCCATCGGGGCGCAGGTGCTGCCGAATTTCGTCATGGCGCCGATCTTGGTGCTGGTCTTTACGCTCTGGCTTGGTTGGTTGCCCGGGGGCGGGTGGCAAGGGCCGGAGTATTGGATCATGCCGGTGATCGCGCTGTCGACATCCTTCATGGCCTCGATTGCGCGGATCACCCGCTCGTCGATGCTTGAGGTGCTGACCTCGAACCACATCCGCACCGCGCGCGCCAAGGGGCTGCCCGAACGCCGGGTGATCCTGCGCCATGCGCTGAAACCCGCGATGCTGCCAGTGATTTCCTATCTGGGCCCCGCTTTCGTGGCGATGATCACCGGCTCCGTGGTGGTCGATATCTATTTCTCCACCGGCGGCATCGGCAAGGCTTTCGTCGATTCAGCGCTCAACCGCGATTACGCGGTGATGATGGGGGTGACGATCCTCGTGGGCGCGCTGACCATCTTCTTTAACCTCGTGGTCGATATCCTCTACGGGTGGATCGACCCCAAGATCCGGTACTGA